CCTCCGCAGACCCGTTCGGAGACGTCTTCCTGGTGATCGACGGTTGGCCGGCGTTCGTGGCGGAGTTCCCCGATCTGGAACCGGTGGTGCAGGATCTGGCCGGGCAGGGGCTGGCCTTCGGCGTGCACACCATCATCTCCACGCCGCGCTGGACGGAGCTGAAGTCCCGGGTCCGTGACTATCTGGGCACCAAGGTCGAGTTCCGCCTCGGCGATGTCAATGAGACCCAGGTGGACCGGATGACCCGGGATATCCCGGCGAATCGGCCGGGCCGCGCCATCTCGATGGAGAGGCACCACCTGATGATGGGCGTGCCGCGGCTGGACGGGGTGCACAGCGCCGCGGACATCGTCCCGGCGATCACCGCGGCCGTCGAGCACATCGCCGCACTGCACACCGACGAGGCGCCGCGGGTCCGGGTGCTGCCCGAGCGGATCCATCTGCGCGAGCTCGATCCGGCGCCGCCCGGACCGGATTCGGATTACCGCACCCGGTGGACCATTCCGCTGGGGATCCGCGAATCCGACCTGTCGGTGGCGGCCAACAACATGGCGATCACCCCGCATCTGCTGATCTTCGGAGCGCCCAAGTCGGGTAAGACGACGATCGCGCACGCCGTCGCGCAGGCGATCTGCGCGCGCAACAGCCCGCAGCAGGTGCGCTTCATGCTCGCCGACTACCGGTCCGGGCTGCTGGACGCGGTGCCGCAGAGCCATCTGCTCGACGCCGGCGCGGTCAACCGCAACAGCACCACGCTGGAGGAGTCCATCAAGGCGCTGGCGGTCAACCTCAAGAAGCGTCTGCCTCCACCCGATCTGACCACCGCGCAACTGCGTTCGCGGTCCTGGTGGACGGGCCCGGATGTGGTCCTGCTGGTGGACGATTGGCACATGATCGTCGCGGCCGGCGGGATGATGCCGCCGATGGCTCCGCTGGCCCCGTTGTTGCCGGCGGCGGCGGATATCGGGCTGCACATCGTGGTGACCTGTCAGATGAGCCAGGCGCATCGGGCGACCATGGACAAGTTCGTCGGCGCCGCCTACGGCGCCGGATCCCCGACCCTGTTCCTGTCGGGGGAGAAGACGGAATTCCCGACGAGCGAGTTCAAACTCAAGCGCAGGCCCCCTGGCCAGGCACTTCTGGTGTCGCCGGACGGCAAGGAAGTCGTGCAGGCGGCCTACATCGATCCCCCGGCAGAAGAAGTGCTCCTAGCACACCCAAACCGCGGTTAGGATGGGATTCGAGGCGCTTCAGCAAAATTTACGACTGGGCGCCAGCAACGGGTCGGGGGGAACGATTCTGATGCGACGGAGCAACGGCTGCGTCCCCCCTTATGGAAGCTATTTCCAGCAGTTTTGGAATCTGTGAGGAGGAACGGCACATGCAACCCATGCAGCACAACCCCGCGGTGGTGGGCATCGGCGGCCAGG
This region of Mycolicibacterium diernhoferi genomic DNA includes:
- the eccCb gene encoding type VII secretion protein EccCb, with amino-acid sequence MTTAEEPRVLREVVLGQLATGEARAYKMWLPPLTDPTPVDELVERDQRQPLRFGLGIMDEPRRHRQEVWGIDVSAAAGNIAIGGAPQTGKSTFLQTLVLSAAATHTPRQVQFYCIDLGGGGLMYLEDLPHVGGVATRSEPDRVNRAVAEMKAVLRQREAMFKQFRVGSISSYRQMREDPQHPASADPFGDVFLVIDGWPAFVAEFPDLEPVVQDLAGQGLAFGVHTIISTPRWTELKSRVRDYLGTKVEFRLGDVNETQVDRMTRDIPANRPGRAISMERHHLMMGVPRLDGVHSAADIVPAITAAVEHIAALHTDEAPRVRVLPERIHLRELDPAPPGPDSDYRTRWTIPLGIRESDLSVAANNMAITPHLLIFGAPKSGKTTIAHAVAQAICARNSPQQVRFMLADYRSGLLDAVPQSHLLDAGAVNRNSTTLEESIKALAVNLKKRLPPPDLTTAQLRSRSWWTGPDVVLLVDDWHMIVAAGGMMPPMAPLAPLLPAAADIGLHIVVTCQMSQAHRATMDKFVGAAYGAGSPTLFLSGEKTEFPTSEFKLKRRPPGQALLVSPDGKEVVQAAYIDPPAEEVLLAHPNRG